One genomic segment of Stigmatella erecta includes these proteins:
- a CDS encoding GGDEF domain-containing response regulator, producing the protein MAAPILVVDDDLFFREFVTDLLSRRDYRVLAVEDGARALEEVALTRFDLIITDVVMPGLDGFALTARLRELDPEQEVLLVSHRPDVKGSEMALRAGAADCLTKPIEEADLFLAVERALQRVALRQERSQLRDENFEFARDHNLHRRCLEFLSYPDLEGLQERVIADLAAVCDAQSAALWVVDDRGDLTLRAYRGLLDRQFLVEKLRPEGPLAARLRDAAPWRVREERSPVLYVPLFAAGELMGLAQLSDPLSGEFQHEHVRQARVIGDFAAVGVKNGRRMLALQRLGLRDRDTAAYNLSYFTDYASKEIYKARRYGRTFSLLTFSIDNLPLVRARLGAAEAKKAVRGIIRALSRIIRDSDVIAKASDQEFYLLLPETDFFGALMFVRRATAAVRNEPDVQEVDAKLPLALVGGAGTFPKDGEDFDELVHRCRRRMDERRASLQRRLLLEGLPFWDEVELLLGSPTSPKLPVDERAEPSRRGKVADVLFDELQAEIARELMRDPGSRGLLYVGGPEIRADLPIAAGLESAPPELASRIYLLGRRVDLESHPALMPVFLEGDERVARHEFLFWLSEHASYALIQRRGKGATWGFHSSDTAVVDGLISKLQAEYDLQPY; encoded by the coding sequence GTGGCTGCCCCCATCCTCGTCGTCGATGACGATCTCTTCTTCCGCGAGTTCGTGACGGACCTGCTGTCACGCCGGGACTACCGCGTCCTGGCGGTGGAGGACGGCGCGCGGGCCCTGGAGGAGGTGGCGCTCACGCGGTTCGATCTCATCATCACCGACGTGGTGATGCCGGGGCTGGATGGCTTTGCGCTCACGGCGCGGCTGCGCGAGCTGGATCCGGAGCAGGAGGTGCTCCTCGTCAGCCACCGGCCGGACGTGAAGGGCTCGGAGATGGCGCTGCGGGCGGGCGCCGCCGACTGCCTCACCAAGCCCATCGAGGAGGCGGACCTGTTCCTGGCGGTGGAGCGGGCGCTGCAGCGCGTGGCGCTGCGCCAGGAGCGCAGCCAGCTGCGCGACGAGAACTTCGAGTTCGCCCGCGACCACAACCTGCACCGGCGCTGCCTGGAGTTCCTGTCGTACCCGGACCTGGAGGGGTTGCAGGAGCGCGTCATCGCGGACCTGGCCGCCGTGTGCGACGCGCAGAGCGCGGCCCTGTGGGTGGTGGATGACCGGGGAGACCTGACGCTGCGCGCGTACCGGGGGCTGCTCGACCGGCAGTTCCTGGTGGAGAAGCTGCGCCCGGAGGGGCCGCTCGCCGCGCGCCTGCGCGATGCCGCCCCGTGGCGCGTGCGCGAGGAGCGCTCCCCGGTGCTGTACGTGCCGCTGTTCGCCGCGGGCGAGCTGATGGGGCTGGCGCAGCTGTCGGATCCGCTCAGCGGCGAGTTCCAGCACGAGCACGTGCGCCAAGCGCGGGTGATTGGCGACTTCGCGGCGGTGGGGGTGAAGAACGGCCGGCGCATGCTGGCGCTCCAGCGCCTGGGGCTGCGGGACCGGGACACCGCGGCCTACAACCTCAGCTACTTCACCGACTACGCCTCCAAGGAGATCTACAAGGCGCGGCGCTACGGGCGCACGTTCTCGCTGCTCACCTTCAGCATCGACAACCTGCCGCTCGTGCGGGCGCGGCTGGGCGCGGCGGAGGCGAAGAAGGCGGTGCGCGGCATCATCCGCGCCCTCTCGCGCATCATCCGGGACTCGGACGTCATCGCCAAGGCGAGCGACCAGGAGTTCTACCTGCTCCTGCCGGAGACGGACTTCTTCGGCGCGCTCATGTTCGTGCGCCGGGCGACGGCGGCGGTGCGCAACGAGCCGGACGTGCAGGAGGTGGACGCGAAGCTGCCGCTGGCGCTGGTGGGCGGGGCGGGCACCTTCCCCAAGGACGGGGAGGACTTCGACGAGCTGGTGCACCGGTGCCGGCGGCGCATGGACGAGCGCCGGGCCTCGCTCCAGCGGCGGCTGCTCCTGGAGGGGCTGCCCTTCTGGGACGAGGTGGAGCTGCTGCTGGGCAGCCCCACGAGCCCCAAGCTGCCGGTGGACGAGCGCGCGGAGCCCTCGCGCCGGGGCAAGGTGGCCGATGTCCTCTTCGATGAGCTCCAGGCGGAGATCGCCCGGGAGCTGATGAGGGACCCTGGCTCGCGCGGCCTGCTCTACGTGGGCGGGCCGGAGATCCGCGCGGACTTGCCCATCGCCGCGGGGCTGGAGTCGGCGCCGCCGGAGCTGGCCTCGCGCATCTACCTGCTGGGCCGCCGGGTGGACCTGGAGTCGCACCCGGCGCTCATGCCCGTGTTCCTGGAAGGGGACGAGCGGGTGGCCCGGCACGAGTTTCTCTTCTGGCTCTCCGAACACGCCTCCTACGCGCTCATCCAGCGGCGTGGGAAGGGGGCGACGTGGGGCTTCCATTCCTCGGACACCGCGGTGGTGGACGGGCTCATCTCCAAGCTGCAGGCGGAGTACGACCTGCAGCCCTACTAG
- the dapF gene encoding diaminopimelate epimerase codes for MLERERIFKYHGLGNDFVVLDRRQTGVDIDAELSRWMCDRRRGIGADGVLSLLPSQEGLARMVVHNADGSIAEMCGNGLRCAVKYLVDHLGGRPERIQVETGAGLLACVPGYDATGVTEVDISMGPARLVAPNLPSGATGTPFVEAPIPDHLGLRGTAVSMGNPHLVLLDHPLYEAERLGSVLEHHPSFPDRTNVEFVRVDPDGLTVVVWERGCGLTQACGTGACASAAAAVLARRLPADTWLRVTLPGGDLQIRVPSDLSDIRLRGPVAAVFEGVVAIPPAR; via the coding sequence GTGTTGGAACGCGAACGCATCTTCAAGTACCACGGGCTCGGCAATGACTTCGTCGTGCTCGATCGGCGCCAGACCGGCGTGGACATCGACGCGGAGCTGTCCCGGTGGATGTGCGACCGGCGGCGGGGCATCGGCGCGGACGGGGTCCTCTCGCTCCTGCCCTCCCAGGAGGGCCTGGCGCGCATGGTGGTGCACAACGCCGACGGCAGCATCGCGGAGATGTGCGGCAACGGCCTGCGCTGCGCCGTGAAGTACCTGGTGGACCACCTGGGCGGCCGCCCCGAGCGCATCCAGGTCGAGACGGGGGCGGGCCTCCTCGCCTGTGTGCCGGGCTACGACGCCACGGGCGTGACGGAGGTGGACATCTCCATGGGGCCTGCCCGCCTGGTGGCCCCGAACCTCCCCTCGGGCGCCACGGGCACGCCCTTCGTCGAGGCGCCGATTCCGGACCACCTCGGCCTGCGCGGCACGGCGGTGAGCATGGGCAACCCCCACCTCGTCCTGCTGGACCATCCTTTATATGAGGCGGAACGCCTGGGCTCCGTCCTGGAGCACCACCCGTCCTTCCCGGACCGGACCAACGTCGAGTTCGTCCGGGTGGACCCGGATGGCCTCACCGTCGTGGTGTGGGAGCGCGGCTGCGGGCTGACCCAGGCGTGCGGCACCGGGGCCTGTGCCTCGGCCGCGGCGGCCGTGCTCGCCCGGCGCCTCCCCGCGGACACCTGGCTGCGCGTCACCCTGCCCGGAGGGGACCTCCAAATTCGGGTTCCCTCGGATTTGTCGGACATCCGCCTCCGGGGACCGGTCGCCGCCGTCTTCGAGGGCGTTGTGGCGATTCCACCCGCCCGGTAA
- a CDS encoding methyltransferase domain-containing protein, translating into MHPTFRRMGPSELLPRYIFAESLCARRRVLEVGAVASTGGESARFLLERGARVVVACDADLAAVEAAQKAYGGPSLRFRANVFDDLEPGSFDVVLVADLAPYVRAPALLEELARLVAKQGHLIGGLRNPGGLALWQLMEVEEGAPPTYGQLLDVLSPHFPHVEVATQSPLLGYQLAFERGEGLQVDGSLIRGGEAAYFVVVAGQEPARSVDPTWVQLPPEPLAFTRGRLDEVAQRAKGWEERTGKLKEVVSKLRAELSDREAEVASLKPSLEVAREEGARLAAQLEQARQTPQAARDRDELAAKLRRRELEMQVLQERLTDAERRLTQQRLEMEQAQRAQTEASVQVLAAQEAHRLERARREEAGASLEETRERLTQAYAQVRDLQDELSNLRIDREKDRIAADRAQEQAEDRRRYAEAARERELRIAGQYSSALAAVEHLKEELAQAQQEARASADALLMKDAELAQLARGLEENRQRAAAAESKRHEAEQQRLMHESAQRGLETELEAARSDAARGKAQLEALQREEAQAREAAEKLEEALQAARERMVDLEEDREKASATFAQALDAERELGTQRLEQVVTEAQERTEALVAQLAGETLGREALEQQVKALAAQLQTESSARTEGVLALAQAEEQAEALKEAHDALLRQLAESEAALHTLGKNAEAGQQRAEALTRELAAYKDAFEEERQGRSRAEAATSQMGEAFERERQERLLLEEALAALRETVESERAERTRSEEALARQREAFEAERQQRLQGEALLAGARETLETEQQLRLQGDAAWAQAQAELAQLRAAWASEQELRAQTVLAAEQLQAALASERTGRAEEAGVLASVQAALALEQQQRREVEAAQARLQEELAEAQGARTRGEEALALARAESGEGLEARRGLEAVLAEAREALSTETQARSLAEETLAQVRVSLEEAREALGAETQARAQAEDKGAQLQAALDAEKAQRAQAEAESGEELQARRALDAALAEVREALNAEREGRSQVEETLARVRAELTLAQARHAQVETALAHSQAALAAERQGRTEGEAGLSQLRAELEAERTQRETIETELGHAQESLDTEQGAREQIAALLADARRGWDAEREARTLLGTELDAAREEEEALKARLEEQQIAATQSKALLAQEQGWNTQRLAQEEAREAELQAAVDRLEADKASVETAAREQQAALEARLSQARTAEAEARAAHEAEQARLSAVQQSLAEAEARAQRLAAQVEAFETSRQAAAAQLAEREAALKDLSAQVERVEARAREAEAQGAQFTGVLASREQALAQAQEEQAAVLAEREALRAEVARQGMALQGMQRALGERDMRLAQMEAQLGETQARLMSEHEQLELLGVQLQSARRFAGRASAAEASLEAERAALETLRAELTSLQESLQAEQARIQRMEAERTAWDAEREQLRAEARQAQEALSTEQDRARQAGSTLERVQSELTVAKAARVRLESRVMTLESSSAESARAQDAERTRERQEAEESSRQREKEGQELAERLAALQAEHALLKEQVESLGAEKTVLLEDQSRLEGRVQELTARLETPAVDPALTAELALLREQSEAATSESKALREELARKIAQEEDLQRGLAERAEQLEALQRRLSASDAELAALRRPAAPFPDPPRAEPVGQRPTPLAVSQPPVRTPVPVPAAPVRRPTSSGVSKPPVLTPAGGPGAPPVLTPKPAPRPGTAVTPAPVPSKGEGKE; encoded by the coding sequence ATGCACCCAACCTTTCGCCGCATGGGGCCCAGTGAACTGCTGCCCCGGTACATTTTCGCGGAGAGTCTGTGCGCCCGCCGCCGCGTGCTCGAGGTGGGCGCCGTGGCCTCCACGGGGGGCGAGAGTGCCCGGTTCCTCCTGGAGCGGGGCGCGCGCGTGGTGGTGGCCTGCGATGCGGACCTGGCCGCGGTGGAGGCCGCGCAGAAGGCGTACGGGGGCCCCTCGCTGCGCTTCCGCGCCAACGTGTTCGACGACCTGGAGCCGGGCAGCTTCGACGTGGTGCTGGTGGCGGACCTCGCACCCTACGTGCGGGCCCCGGCGCTGCTGGAGGAGCTGGCGCGGCTGGTGGCCAAGCAGGGCCACCTGATCGGCGGGCTGCGCAACCCGGGCGGGCTGGCGCTGTGGCAGCTCATGGAAGTCGAGGAGGGCGCCCCGCCGACCTACGGGCAGCTTCTGGATGTGCTCTCGCCCCACTTTCCCCACGTGGAGGTGGCCACCCAGAGCCCCTTGCTCGGCTACCAGCTCGCCTTCGAGCGGGGAGAGGGGCTCCAGGTGGATGGCTCGCTCATCCGCGGGGGCGAGGCCGCCTACTTCGTCGTGGTGGCCGGCCAGGAGCCGGCGCGCAGCGTGGACCCCACCTGGGTGCAGCTTCCCCCGGAGCCGCTCGCGTTCACCCGGGGCCGGTTGGATGAGGTGGCCCAGCGCGCCAAGGGCTGGGAGGAGCGCACCGGGAAGCTGAAGGAGGTGGTCTCCAAGCTGCGCGCGGAGCTGTCCGACCGCGAGGCGGAGGTGGCCTCCCTCAAGCCCTCGCTGGAGGTGGCGCGCGAGGAGGGGGCCCGGCTGGCCGCGCAGCTCGAGCAGGCGCGGCAGACGCCCCAAGCGGCCCGGGACCGGGACGAGCTGGCCGCGAAGCTGCGCCGCCGGGAGCTGGAGATGCAGGTGCTCCAGGAGCGGCTCACCGATGCCGAGCGGCGCCTGACGCAGCAGCGCCTGGAGATGGAGCAGGCCCAGCGCGCCCAGACCGAGGCCAGCGTCCAGGTCCTGGCCGCGCAGGAGGCCCACCGGCTGGAGCGGGCCCGCCGCGAGGAGGCAGGGGCCTCCCTGGAGGAGACGCGGGAGCGGCTGACCCAGGCGTACGCCCAGGTGAGGGATTTGCAGGATGAGCTCTCCAACCTGCGCATCGACCGGGAGAAGGACCGGATCGCCGCGGACCGGGCGCAGGAGCAGGCCGAGGATCGCCGGCGCTACGCCGAGGCGGCGCGGGAGCGCGAGCTGCGCATCGCCGGACAGTATTCCTCGGCGCTCGCCGCGGTGGAGCACCTCAAGGAGGAGCTGGCCCAGGCCCAGCAGGAGGCCCGCGCTTCCGCCGACGCCCTGCTGATGAAGGACGCGGAGCTGGCCCAGCTGGCGCGGGGGCTGGAGGAGAACCGGCAACGCGCCGCCGCCGCCGAGTCCAAGCGCCATGAGGCCGAGCAGCAGCGGCTCATGCATGAGTCGGCCCAGCGCGGGCTGGAGACCGAGCTGGAGGCGGCGCGGTCGGACGCGGCCCGCGGGAAGGCACAGCTGGAGGCCCTCCAGCGCGAGGAGGCGCAGGCCCGCGAGGCGGCGGAGAAGCTCGAGGAGGCCCTCCAGGCGGCGCGTGAGCGCATGGTGGACCTGGAGGAGGACCGCGAGAAGGCCTCGGCGACGTTCGCGCAGGCGCTCGACGCGGAGCGCGAGCTGGGAACGCAGCGGCTCGAGCAGGTGGTGACCGAGGCGCAGGAGCGGACCGAGGCGCTGGTGGCCCAGCTCGCCGGGGAGACGTTGGGGCGCGAGGCGCTCGAACAGCAGGTGAAGGCTCTCGCCGCCCAGCTCCAGACCGAGTCCTCGGCGCGGACAGAAGGCGTCCTCGCGCTGGCCCAGGCCGAGGAGCAGGCCGAAGCGCTGAAGGAGGCGCATGATGCGCTCCTGCGGCAGCTGGCCGAGTCAGAGGCGGCGCTCCATACCCTGGGCAAGAACGCCGAGGCCGGGCAGCAGCGCGCGGAGGCGCTGACGCGGGAACTCGCCGCATATAAGGATGCGTTCGAGGAGGAGCGCCAGGGGCGGTCCCGCGCGGAGGCCGCGACTTCCCAGATGGGGGAGGCGTTCGAGCGGGAGCGGCAAGAGCGGCTCCTGCTGGAGGAGGCGCTGGCGGCGCTCCGGGAGACCGTGGAGTCCGAGCGTGCGGAGCGCACCCGGTCCGAGGAGGCCCTGGCCCGGCAGCGGGAAGCGTTCGAGGCCGAGCGCCAGCAGCGGCTCCAGGGCGAAGCGTTGCTCGCGGGAGCGCGGGAGACACTGGAGACGGAGCAGCAGCTTCGCCTCCAAGGGGACGCGGCCTGGGCGCAGGCGCAGGCGGAGCTGGCCCAGCTCCGGGCCGCCTGGGCCTCCGAGCAGGAGCTTCGCGCCCAGACGGTCCTGGCGGCCGAACAGCTCCAGGCCGCGCTGGCCTCGGAGCGGACCGGGCGTGCCGAGGAGGCGGGGGTGCTCGCGTCGGTCCAGGCCGCGCTGGCCCTGGAGCAGCAGCAGCGCCGGGAGGTGGAGGCGGCCCAAGCCCGGCTTCAGGAGGAACTGGCCGAGGCGCAGGGGGCGCGCACCCGGGGCGAGGAGGCACTGGCGCTGGCGCGAGCGGAGTCCGGCGAGGGGCTGGAAGCGCGGCGGGGGCTGGAAGCGGTGCTGGCCGAAGCGCGTGAGGCGCTGAGCACCGAGACGCAAGCGCGCTCTCTGGCCGAAGAGACCCTGGCCCAGGTCCGTGTCTCCCTGGAAGAGGCGCGTGAAGCGCTGGGCGCGGAGACACAAGCGCGCGCCCAGGCAGAAGACAAGGGAGCCCAGCTTCAGGCGGCCCTGGACGCGGAGAAAGCCCAGCGCGCCCAGGCCGAGGCGGAGTCGGGCGAGGAACTCCAAGCGCGGCGGGCGCTGGACGCGGCCCTGGCCGAAGTGCGGGAGGCGCTGAACGCCGAGCGGGAAGGGCGCTCCCAGGTGGAGGAGACGCTGGCCCGGGTCCGGGCGGAGCTGACCCTGGCGCAGGCGCGGCACGCTCAGGTCGAGACGGCGCTGGCGCACTCCCAGGCGGCGCTGGCGGCCGAGCGGCAAGGGCGGACCGAAGGCGAGGCAGGGCTCTCCCAGCTTCGCGCGGAGCTGGAGGCCGAGCGCACGCAGCGCGAGACGATCGAGACGGAGCTCGGCCACGCGCAGGAGTCGCTGGATACCGAGCAGGGCGCTCGCGAGCAGATCGCCGCGCTCCTCGCCGACGCCCGGCGGGGCTGGGATGCCGAGCGCGAAGCACGGACGCTGCTGGGCACCGAGCTGGACGCCGCGCGGGAAGAGGAAGAGGCGCTGAAGGCGCGGCTGGAGGAGCAGCAGATTGCGGCCACGCAATCGAAGGCCCTCCTCGCGCAGGAGCAGGGCTGGAACACCCAGCGTCTGGCGCAGGAGGAGGCGCGCGAGGCGGAGCTCCAGGCGGCGGTGGATCGCCTGGAAGCGGACAAAGCCTCGGTGGAGACGGCGGCGCGGGAGCAGCAGGCCGCCCTGGAGGCGCGGCTCTCCCAGGCCCGGACGGCCGAGGCCGAGGCCCGTGCCGCGCACGAGGCGGAGCAGGCCCGGCTCTCCGCCGTGCAGCAGTCCCTGGCGGAAGCGGAGGCCCGTGCGCAGCGGCTCGCTGCCCAGGTGGAGGCGTTCGAGACCTCGCGCCAGGCCGCGGCGGCTCAGCTCGCCGAGCGCGAGGCCGCGCTCAAGGACCTCAGTGCGCAGGTAGAGCGGGTGGAGGCCCGGGCGCGCGAGGCCGAGGCCCAGGGGGCCCAGTTCACGGGGGTGTTGGCCTCGCGCGAGCAGGCCCTGGCCCAGGCTCAGGAAGAGCAGGCGGCGGTCCTGGCCGAGCGCGAGGCCCTGCGGGCCGAAGTGGCCCGGCAGGGCATGGCGCTCCAGGGGATGCAGCGGGCCCTGGGCGAGCGGGACATGCGGCTCGCGCAGATGGAGGCCCAGCTGGGCGAGACCCAGGCCCGGCTCATGTCCGAGCACGAGCAACTGGAGCTGCTCGGCGTCCAGCTCCAATCGGCGAGGCGCTTCGCGGGCCGCGCCTCCGCGGCGGAGGCCTCGCTCGAAGCGGAGCGCGCCGCCTTGGAGACCTTGCGCGCCGAGCTCACCTCGCTTCAGGAGTCCCTCCAGGCGGAGCAGGCGCGCATCCAGCGCATGGAGGCGGAGCGCACCGCCTGGGACGCCGAGCGCGAGCAGCTCCGCGCGGAGGCACGGCAGGCACAGGAGGCGCTGAGCACGGAGCAGGACCGGGCCCGCCAAGCCGGTTCCACCCTCGAGCGCGTTCAGTCCGAGCTGACCGTGGCCAAGGCCGCCCGGGTCCGGCTGGAGAGCCGGGTGATGACGCTGGAGTCCTCGTCCGCGGAGTCCGCGCGCGCCCAGGACGCCGAGCGCACCCGCGAGCGACAGGAAGCGGAGGAGTCCTCCCGGCAGCGCGAGAAGGAGGGCCAGGAGCTCGCCGAGCGCCTCGCGGCCCTTCAAGCCGAGCACGCCCTGCTCAAGGAGCAGGTGGAGAGCCTGGGCGCCGAGAAGACGGTCCTCCTGGAGGACCAATCCCGGCTGGAGGGCCGCGTTCAGGAGCTCACGGCCCGGCTCGAGACCCCCGCCGTGGACCCGGCCCTCACCGCGGAGCTGGCGCTGCTGCGCGAACAGAGCGAAGCCGCCACCTCCGAGTCCAAGGCGCTGCGGGAGGAGCTGGCCCGGAAGATCGCCCAGGAGGAGGACCTCCAGCGCGGCCTGGCCGAGCGTGCCGAGCAGCTCGAGGCGCTCCAGAGACGGCTGAGCGCTTCCGACGCGGAGCTGGCCGCCCTGCGCCGTCCGGCGGCCCCTTTCCCGGACCCGCCGCGGGCCGAGCCGGTGGGGCAGCGGCCCACCCCGCTCGCGGTCTCCCAGCCCCCGGTGCGCACGCCCGTGCCGGTGCCGGCGGCCCCGGTCCGGCGGCCCACGTCGAGCGGCGTGTCCAAGCCTCCGGTCCTGACGCCCGCCGGGGGCCCCGGAGCGCCGCCCGTGCTCACCCCCAAACCCGCCCCCCGGCCTGGCACCGCCGTCACCCCGGCGCCCGTTCCCTCCAAGGGAGAGGGCAAGGAGTGA
- a CDS encoding IF-2 protein: MNGTPPQGFGYRAKKTFTRLMVVALILAMGGAVLFLLSQLNARTFTLDLSNGQLVVMKGRMLPAGAVPYRPGDAALADTYAPIPVEGHDVTPLITQRFSEREELDRALFQFLEALARPRIASDEPERIERGVYYLRRAERFSGLSQEQRTTLKGLQAEVAYYQARQKLEDARKLIAEALGQLRLAAESNNRHSRNAHQMLTVVSPPTTALEDALREAVHTLSAPRSKDEPPAPAPAAPPTAPAPQPAGEEPLLPGQPLAPDAGSGEP, encoded by the coding sequence ATGAACGGCACACCCCCGCAGGGCTTCGGCTACCGCGCGAAGAAGACGTTCACCCGGTTGATGGTGGTGGCGCTGATCCTCGCCATGGGCGGGGCGGTGCTGTTCCTGCTCTCCCAGCTCAACGCCCGCACCTTCACGCTGGACCTGTCCAACGGCCAGCTCGTGGTGATGAAGGGCCGGATGCTGCCCGCGGGCGCGGTGCCCTACCGCCCCGGCGACGCGGCCCTGGCGGACACGTACGCGCCCATTCCCGTGGAGGGCCACGACGTCACCCCGCTCATCACCCAGCGCTTCAGCGAGCGCGAGGAGCTGGACCGGGCCCTGTTCCAGTTCCTGGAGGCCCTGGCGCGGCCGCGCATCGCCTCGGACGAGCCGGAGCGCATCGAGCGCGGCGTCTACTACCTGCGGCGGGCCGAGCGCTTCTCCGGGCTGAGCCAGGAGCAGCGCACCACCCTCAAGGGGCTCCAGGCGGAGGTGGCCTACTACCAGGCCCGGCAGAAGCTGGAGGACGCGCGCAAGCTCATCGCCGAGGCCCTGGGGCAGCTGCGGCTGGCGGCCGAGAGCAACAACCGGCACTCGCGCAACGCCCACCAGATGCTCACCGTGGTCAGCCCCCCCACCACGGCCCTGGAGGACGCGCTCCGGGAGGCCGTCCACACGCTGAGCGCGCCCCGGTCCAAGGACGAGCCCCCCGCCCCCGCCCCGGCGGCCCCTCCCACCGCCCCGGCCCCGCAGCCTGCGGGCGAGGAGCCCCTCCTGCCCGGCCAGCCCCTGGCCCCGGATGCGGGCAGTGGGGAACCGTGA
- a CDS encoding ribonucleoside-diphosphate reductase subunit alpha, with product MMRVRKRNGSSEPVDLNKIVRAVGRCCSGLTRVDALRVSTKTISGLYDGATTRELDSLSIQTAAALIVEEPEYARLSARLLATFIQKEVSNQEIHSFSQSVAAGHKHGLIADRLLQFVQTNARKLNAAVEGSRNDLFEYFGLRTVYDRYLLKNPQTREVIETPQDFFLRVACALTDTAKDAIELYRLFSSLEYLPSSPTLFNAGTRHEQLSSCFLLDSPLDELDSIYRKYTDIAMLSKFSGGIGVAYHRVRARGSLIRSTNGHSNGIVPWLKTLDASVAAVNQGGKRKGACCVYLETWHADIEDFLELRDNTGDDARRTHNLNLANWVSDLFMRRVEADQEWSLFDPKGVPHLTDLYGEAFERAYAEAEAQGLAARKVKARDLYARMMKTLAQTGNGWMTFKDISNRKSNQTGQDGNVIHLSNLCTEILEVTNASETAVCNLGSLNLGRMISNGAFDFERLRANVQLAIRQLDRVIDLNYYPIATAAASNSRWRPVGLGLMGLQDVFFQLRMPFDAPEARALSKKISEEIYFSALTTSADLAEQHGPHQAFQETRAARGELQFDAWGVVPEDTARWSALRERIQKVGLRNSLMIAIAPTATIASIAGCYECIEPQVSNLFKRETLSGDFLQVNKYLVRDLQALGQWNDAMRSKLKLAEGSVQDLTELPSDLKAIYRTAWEVPMRSLIDMAADRGAFIDQSQSLNLFVEAPNIGKMSSMYFYAWQKGLKTTYYMRSRPATRIAKTTVGTPQAQGTSAAPNMPMASAAPAQAQAPAPEAAPKYTESEAVACSLENPEMCEACQ from the coding sequence ATGATGCGGGTGCGCAAGCGCAATGGCTCCTCGGAGCCGGTGGACCTCAACAAGATTGTCCGCGCGGTGGGGCGCTGCTGCTCCGGGCTGACACGGGTGGACGCGCTCCGGGTGTCCACGAAGACCATCAGCGGCCTGTATGACGGGGCCACCACGCGCGAGCTGGACAGCCTGTCCATCCAGACGGCCGCGGCGCTCATCGTCGAGGAGCCCGAGTACGCGCGCCTGTCGGCCCGCCTGCTGGCCACCTTCATCCAGAAGGAGGTCTCCAACCAGGAGATCCACTCCTTCTCGCAGTCGGTGGCCGCCGGCCACAAGCACGGGCTCATCGCGGACCGGCTGCTGCAGTTCGTCCAGACGAACGCGCGCAAGCTGAACGCGGCGGTGGAGGGCTCGCGCAACGACTTGTTCGAGTACTTCGGCCTGCGGACCGTGTACGACCGCTACCTGCTGAAGAACCCGCAGACGCGGGAGGTCATCGAGACGCCGCAGGACTTCTTCCTGCGCGTGGCGTGCGCCCTGACGGACACGGCCAAGGACGCCATCGAGCTGTACCGGCTGTTCAGCTCGCTGGAGTACCTGCCCAGCTCCCCCACCCTGTTCAACGCGGGCACGCGGCACGAGCAGCTCTCCAGCTGCTTCCTGCTGGACTCGCCCTTGGACGAGCTGGACTCCATCTACCGGAAGTACACGGACATCGCGATGCTGTCGAAGTTCTCCGGCGGCATCGGCGTGGCGTACCACCGGGTGCGCGCGCGCGGCTCGCTCATCCGCTCCACCAACGGGCACTCCAACGGCATCGTCCCCTGGCTGAAGACGCTGGATGCGTCCGTGGCGGCGGTAAACCAGGGCGGCAAGCGCAAGGGCGCCTGCTGCGTGTACCTGGAGACGTGGCACGCGGACATCGAGGACTTCCTCGAGCTGCGGGACAACACCGGTGACGACGCGCGGCGCACGCACAACCTGAACCTGGCCAACTGGGTGTCGGACCTCTTCATGCGCCGGGTGGAGGCGGACCAAGAGTGGTCGCTGTTCGACCCGAAGGGGGTGCCCCACCTGACGGACCTGTACGGCGAGGCCTTCGAGCGCGCCTACGCCGAGGCCGAGGCCCAGGGGCTGGCCGCGCGCAAGGTGAAGGCCCGCGACCTGTACGCCCGGATGATGAAGACGCTGGCGCAGACGGGCAACGGCTGGATGACCTTCAAGGACATCAGCAACCGCAAGAGCAACCAGACGGGCCAGGACGGCAACGTCATCCACCTGTCCAACCTGTGCACCGAGATTCTCGAGGTGACGAACGCCTCGGAGACGGCGGTGTGCAACCTGGGCTCGCTGAACCTGGGCCGGATGATCTCCAACGGCGCGTTCGACTTCGAGCGCCTGCGGGCCAACGTGCAGCTGGCCATCCGGCAGCTCGACCGGGTCATCGACCTCAACTACTACCCCATCGCCACGGCGGCGGCCTCGAACAGCCGCTGGCGCCCGGTGGGGCTGGGGCTGATGGGGCTCCAGGACGTGTTCTTCCAGCTGCGCATGCCCTTCGACGCCCCCGAGGCCCGGGCGCTCTCGAAGAAGATCTCCGAGGAGATCTACTTCTCGGCGCTGACCACCTCGGCGGACCTGGCCGAGCAGCACGGCCCGCACCAGGCCTTCCAGGAGACGCGCGCGGCGCGCGGCGAGCTGCAGTTCGACGCCTGGGGCGTGGTGCCCGAGGACACGGCGCGCTGGAGCGCGCTGCGCGAGCGCATCCAGAAGGTGGGCCTGCGCAACTCGCTGATGATCGCCATCGCGCCCACGGCCACCATCGCCTCCATCGCCGGCTGCTACGAGTGCATCGAGCCGCAGGTCTCCAACCTCTTCAAGCGCGAGACGCTCTCGGGTGACTTCCTCCAGGTGAACAAGTACCTGGTGAGGGACCTGCAGGCGCTGGGGCAGTGGAACGACGCCATGCGCTCGAAGCTGAAGCTGGCCGAGGGCAGCGTGCAGGACCTGACCGAGCTGCCCTCGGACCTGAAGGCCATCTACCGGACGGCGTGGGAGGTGCCCATGCGCTCGCTCATCGACATGGCCGCCGACCGCGGGGCCTTCATCGACCAGAGCCAGTCGCTGAACCTCTTCGTGGAGGCGCCGAACATCGGGAAGATGTCCTCGATGTACTTCTACGCGTGGCAGAAGGGGCTGAAGACCACCTATTACATGCGCTCGCGCCCCGCGACGCGCATCGCCAAGACGACGGTGGGCACCCCCCAGGCCCAGGGCACCTCGGCCGCGCCGAACATGCCCATGGCGAGCGCCGCCCCGGCCCAGGCCCAGGCGCCTGCCCCGGAGGCCGCGCCCAAGTACACCGAGTCCGAGGCGGTGGCGTGCTCGCTGGAGAACCCGGAGATGTGCGAGGCGTGCCAGTAG